AGGTCAACCAAAGAAAagccaagaaaataaacaaaaagcatgggatcaaacaaaaaaatgaaatacctgaagcaaaagaaaatctaAAGCAAAAAATCCAAGCAAAGGCACAATGATTGTCATGATATATAAAGAGAAGCAAACAATTTagacaaaacaaattatttaaagaAGATGGAAAGAAATTTTACAGGGAACTCGGTAAACAACTAATAAATGTTCAGCAGCTGCCCAAAGAAAGAGGATATGGAAAATTTCTGGAGTACGATATGGGAAAAGGGAAAACAACATAATGAAGATGCAGAATGGATTAAGGACTGGTTGACACAGAGTGACATACCTGATACCAAAAACAAATGACCCAGAAAACCTAAAGAACTATAGACCAATCACCTGTCTACCAACATTGTATAACATATTAACATCTGTAATCACTGAAAGAACATACACATTCCTAGAAGAAAACAACCTACTACCACCAGAACAAAAAGGTTGTTGAAGCGAGAGCTATGGATGCAAGGACCAATTACTGATAAACAAAATGATCCTTGAAGACTGCAAAACCAGGAAAACGAACCTGCGCACATCATGGATTAGCTAAAAAAAGTGTACCTCACTCATGGAAATTGAAAGTGATGGAAGTATACAAAGTATCTCCGACTCTCATCAAGTTTATGAAACACAGCATGAATACATGGGAAACTATGTTGACGCTGAACCATTCCAATAGATCAATAACAAGCAGACCAATCAAAATCAAAAGTGatatcttccaaggggactcgCTGCCACCCTAAGATTCTGCTTGGCACTGGCATCATTAAGTACCATGCTCAATAAAACCGGGTATGGATATGAgatcaagaagaaaaaagggagtcATCtgttctacatggatgatctgaaaatGTACTCAAAGATTACGAACAACAAGGTCTACTTGCTatggttaaaaagttcagtgATGATATCAGGTTGCAGTTTGGACTGGAGAAATGCATGAAAGCCACTTTCATAAGAGGCAAACTGGCATCTTCTGCGGATATCCACGTAGATACAGAAGCAAGAATCCGAGCACTGGACCAGAAAGAAGCATACAAATACCTTGACATAGATGAAAGTAATGGCATAAAACATTCAGCAATGAAAGAGAAGATTAGAAAAGAGTACTGCAGGAGAGTACGGTTAGTAATAAAGACTGAACGCAATGCTGCAAACAAAATAGAAGCCATTAACACTCTTGCAGTACCAATTGTAGCTTACAGTTTCAACATAATCAACTGGCAAATGAGCGAAATAAAGAAGCTAGACTCCAAGACCAGAAAACTACTAACCATGGCACAAATGAACCACCCAAAAGCGGATGTGAACAAGATTTATTTACCAAGAAGCATGGGGGGAAGAGGACTAACTCAATTAGAATTAGCTTACAAAACCACCACTGTAGGATTAAATACGTATCTTGAGCTGTCAAAAGATTCTCTAATGAAGCTTGTGCACCAGTATGATAAAGTAAAGCAGCTATACTAGGTATACAAAAATTCTGTACAGTTTAAGAAACAACTGATAACAGAGGAACCTAGGATGAAGGTGAGTGAGAAAGTAACCCAGTTTGCTAAAAGAGTTaaggaagagataaaaaaacaagcccagaagaagaacaacaaagaaTGGCTAGATAAACCGATGAATGGCCGATACCCATGTAGAGTGAACAAACCAGGTGTAGAAAAATGAGACACTGGTGTATGGATGAAGAGCTCAGGACTGAAGGCTGAAAACTAAGGTTTTAtcatagcagcacaagatcaaagcttggcaACCAGCTtaccacaacaaaataatgaacgaTGGCAGTGACCCAAAATGCAGAATGTGTCGTGAGCAGGATGAAACAGTGGACTACATTTTAATTGGATGCACAGCacttgaaaaaaaatgaatatattcatagacatagaGTAGCGCAATATAttcattggaagatatgtaaacactctCAGCTTCCAACTTCAGAAAGATGGTACCAGCATAAACTTGAAGCTGTATCCAGAAAACATGATGTAACAGTACTCTGGTACATGCCAATGAATACCGATAAAGAAATCAAGGCAAACAGGTCAGACATAATCATCAAAGATGGGAAGAATAAGAAATGCTTAATGATAGATGTGACAGCACCATCAGAGAGAAATGTATCCATTAAAGAAGTTGAGAAGTACAAAGTCCTAGAAATAGAAGTGACTAAGATGTGGAGAATGAAAAGCAGCACAGCACCAGTGGTGATTGGAGTGTCAGGGCTAATTAAAAAGGGCCTTGATAAGCAGCTCAACAAACTCCCTTGCAGCATTAACATGggagaacttcagaaaatagtgttgctAGGTTCCGCACACATTTTATGCCGTGTACTCTCCATGAGATGAGGACCTGCTGTAACCCTAAGGTCAAGGGATGACCCTGGTTAAGCAGAAGACACCGGACCATATTCTAttttaaaactactactactactactactaataataataataataattttaaaaaatagaggtaacttgaatgtggagtctaaaagaagaaacaattgctaccatagtaggtgcattaggtatgataaaaatattcagataaatagataacaaaaacatcagcaCTAACcagtatatatagcatacagaaaatagcactactaggcactacacacatcctacgtaaaacactttcaatacagtaacaataagagcatcacaacaaacaactgcacatacccaaggcacacagagctgcgcttggtagtgcagtgaaagcatgtgataaaaataagactgttgaataacaacaacaacaataataataaatgccttgatgcaataCCAGCTACTGGTTCTCATAggttctaatcttaactgattgaaaatgttattatgtacatattttgccttggtgtaaaagatgggctacagtaaatattctgctcagtaacatagatttgcttgtcagttgtttgactttaaccaattgagcatgttccttggtggctgacaatatgtgcatatctgatcatgagcagaagtagtggagaagcaTTGTAACCATGTTTTGAGAGTagctctttggggtttgaataattgaccTCGGGAAAcaagggtgttttgttcaacatccttacacaacccttatccagggaccttttAAGTGGGATAGGCTCCTTGACTTGAAGAAAGTTCTAATTGggtctcacctgcaaggtcatgcactgtttacctTAATATGAAATCcctatgtcatgcacatatggtcatGATGCATGTACccagtgtacacttatcagacaggCAGTCACAATTGGTATAATTGGCTTCAAATCtttgtatcccagtgtcactctgatggcatgcgtTGCTATCTccctcaataataatactaataatattgagCAGGCAGAATAGGGCAGTGAGCTGAccaaattgttagcatgttgtaGAAAAATTTTCCGTGTTAATGTTTAACAGCTGACATGGTAGAAGACTGCAAGATTATCAGCTATCTATTGAGCAACAACTTTGGCTATCTTTTTGAATTCAGTATCTCTGCTGTCCAtagacatgcttataaaatcaaaaagagCACAGCATCCATGACATTCAGCAATACATTTTTATGCTCAGAATTGTCAAAGCATCGAATAAACTACCTGCTTTGGCTGTTTGCAATCAGAGATctctatacattaaaaaaattccatTCTTCCCAAAATCCACCAACACTTCCAGGCACCTTCTCTTATTTATAGATTGTTTACTGttcatttttctatctttttgtgTTTTATCCTGAGTACTAAGTAGGTACTTTTTACTATCATTGCTATTTTTCTTCACTTGGTTTATTACTGCTCTCTGTCAACTCTTTCACCCTTTTCTGGTGAATTGCAGTATACCTGAGCACTGTGTACAGTCAGCTCGGTATTATAGTTTACAGATACATTTCTTTTAAAACCTCAACAATTAAATGCTCAAAGACAGGAATATCATTTTTTAATGAAGCAAACATGGGTCATTTCAAGTGGCTACACACCTAATCTGACAACTTGTAACCTTGTGCCAATGTGAGTTACAGAAGTAGAAGAGAACATGTGGTAGAATTAGTACTTTCATGTTATGTGTGGGAATTTGCAAAATTGAAGACAAATGATTGCAAaggttgctgaccttgtgctaataTCAATTAGAAATGATATTTGCACAAGGTCAGCAACCTTTACaatcatgaatgaatgaattacagAATTGGTAAAGTATTGGACTAaacttcaaaatgtatttaattttatcttattatattcacttggttGAAACCTGACtgatatccattttcttcttcatcactgTTTGGAATCAATGATATAAGTACCAGATATATACTGAGGTTGGGGGTTAGCTCAATCTGCAAGCCCCATATCCCCAAATGCATTTATATggctattaaaaaaaataaataaataaaaagcaagaaTGGCAAAAATCTGTGTTCAcacatttcatattttcattcaatATGAAATACTGTAATAGAATATTCTGTACTAGAACATATTGCTTCAGACactgctacaatatatatatgctgttcttCCCTTCAGtagtacacacctacacacaacatCATCCACTGCTATGCAGCATATTTCACACTACAACATGCTATGTAAAATACTGCTTCACTCCATATTCAACACTACTAAATACAAcagaacacatatacattattatatacctTATTACTCACtgttacacaccatacatattgGCACACTATATCACATATGGCTACACACTGGATGTTATATAACTAGACATCATTTCATACACTGCTAAATATCACAACATACGCTGAGACACAATATACCACGCAGAACTATATTAAGTATCTCACATTGCTTACACCATACTGCTGCACCATATCACCTCCAACCATACTCTCCCATATCACACACTGCCAAACATCGAACAAATATCTTgcttcttgcttttcttttggtCATCTGATTTTGATTTCTACATAAAGCCATTCCAACTTGCTAAAGCTGCTAGTATTTTTGATAAAGGCATTGAGATTTCAAGTTTCCTATTCCTATTCTTGCACTGgttttagttattagactgtggctatgatTCTGAGCCTTCTTTAAGGGTTTAGTTGATCATATTCATCCCAGTAGCTGTTTCTCTCCACTACAAATTTCATCATCTCTGTTATCTGTCTCTAAGGCAGTATGAAGTGAAGCATGTCAACACTGATTGTGACAtgggctcatacatacacacacacaaacattcacacacacaagcacacgcacacacaagcatgcacacacacacacatgcacacacacatgcacacatacacatgcatgcacacacatacacacaaacatgtacatacccacacacacaagtgcacacacacagaaacacacatatatatgtatgtataaatacatatatacatgcccccCACCCACATTTACAATGGAGTTCCACATACTTATTTGTCTATCATATTCTACTTACTAAAGCATTAGTCAATTCATGTCtccagcagaaaacacttgcctgaggCATGATACAGTAAAACTGGACATAAAAACATGTGACTGTAACACAAACTTATTGTGCCACATGGCTATGCTTGCATCATTTCCTAAACATCTTAAATTTCCTGTTTCTTTATGAaggattaaatttaatttctttcaatgGCTTTATATCAAATCAACATAGACAGCCAAGCAGTTAATCTAATGTTATCAGTTGGTGCTTTCTGCTAATGTTTCCAGGGACATTTTGTTTATGGAAAAATTAAACCCATTTAacctaaagttttttttaataccttccataagaatgatattttttggtgaataaaatttcagtaaagattttgttttcattcttgggAGCATTAGTTAAAAACCAGACTCTTCTCTGTAtaattattctgttttcttttagtaTTCAATATCAAAAATTGATTGAACATTTTTaacctgtattttatttttttaatcataaaatttcaataaatttgaagATTGAAGCTGAAAACACTTGGAGAATATTATCTTGAAGATTTTAGATTTTAGATCCACTGTAATTGCATGCAAGGAAATATTTTAGTGAAAGCTAATACTTTAAAAGTGATGTAGCTAACAGATTTTAATTCAACTCTGAAATTAgtataaatgcaaaagaaaccTCTTGTAAAACAATTACATCTTAtttgtgtattaaaaaaaattggggTGTTTTGGTCAAAATGTTTATGAAATCATTTCTAATCATTACCCTGCAGTAGTTAAAGCTTATCAGAAAATGTTTTGATAACAAAAATAGATCCATTATATTCTCAGTACTGGATTAGTCTAGTAATAAGACTAGCATATGCTATAGTCATTGCAATTTAAGTGACCCTATGTTATGTGCATATACTGCTTTTAATTTGTATGAAAATGGAGTGTATTGGTTGATCCAGTGCTTAGAATATTTGCAAGATTCAGTTCCCCCCATATTAAATGCTTGCAAGTTTTTGATTCTGATTCAGTGACTCTGTACTTGTTCTACTGTTGAAGTACAATACTGCCTTCAATGTTTATGAAGAATTGTATGCTTAAAGTTGATCCAACACTCTGAATACTTCCGAGATCCAATACACTTTGATTTAAATACTTGCAAGCTATCAATTTTGATTCAGTAATTCTGATCTTTTTATTCATGAATGACTGGTTGTGTAAAGTTGATCCAATATTCAGAATACTTTTGAGATCTAACACACTTTAAATTAGACAAATtatgataataacattgaaaggCAATGATAAATAGGTaaacttatttaattaattttaataagatTCTAATTAACAGACTAGCTATTTTATTTTCCTAGTTTGTTGGATTAAATTCATTGTATAATAATTGaatctaattattatttttctcataaataaaacTGGTTGAACGAATCATGTTATAACTAAAATATCATAGACATTGTCATAATAAGCATCCCATTAAATCTTGCTGGGATTTTTAAATAGGTAAGAAGGGTTTTATAGTGTACATTTTCAATTTAAACTTTATACTGTCAAGCAAAACTGCAATACAAATAACTAGTGTAAATTAATTGGGTcacattttcagcattaaacaataattacaaatttacattacaTTATGGTTGTGTAACAAGTGGAAATATACGGCATGTGCACTTTGCTTACTCAGCTATGCTATGTAAAGATGAATTCACATAATGTTGTAGCATTTCAGCTTTGTAATTTTAAGTTTagttaaaacaaaattaacatttaTAGGAGAAGGGTTCACTCATTCAAATTGGCTATATGATTTACAATGTCTAAGCCAATGagtaacaggaaaaaaaattagaaggaTGAGGGTGATAGTTGAATTAATACATTCTTATTTACAGAAAATATCAAGGTAAGAGAGAAACTAATCCAGTAGAGATGGCATAGCAATTCTCTCTTGAAGTAACATCCTCAGGTTATACACTacagtcttaaaaaagaaaaaagaacattggAGAATGTTATCCAAGATATATTATGCCTGAAGAAAAGATGATATGGTCGTAGCTGGAAAACCTTTGATCACACTCTGTTTCATGAGGCCTGgtttgaggctaaacaacaactgttaAGTGAAGAAATCATTGTAAACAGAACATGGACCAGATGGTACCTATATAGAGAAGAAATGCTTTGTTATACGTTAGGATCAATGATTTTTTATTGTTAGATACATTATTGATTTTGTCAAACTTTGATTACAGTCAGATCTTCCTTGAAAATATGTTaaccttgttgttgtttagcccaaggtcagctcCGTTTGATCTGgcatatgatcaaaagcattctaaccttgaccattccatcttttaagACAGTTTATATCAGTATACATTATCCAATACTGCCTTTTCATTTTTTGAGAGAATGTCAAGAGAGAtctgactgttatttttagcaggttgaacaaTCACATACAGATTTCCTCATTGTTAATGATCATGAAGAAGataatactagaaatagcaataagaatcgctgtacttgaaaagacctgcccaccacagcagaattgagatcctaaaaccaaggcgccatgtaaaaagtactgatgCTGGTGGtatttaaaaagcacctgtgatggtgccatgtaaaaaacacccagtacactctgtggagtggttggcattaggaagggcatccagccataaaaatcaagccaaaacatattatggaacctggtgcagcccctagccttaccagttcctgtcaagccatctaacacatgccaacatggaaaatggatgtcaaatgatgatgatgatgatgatgatgatatggcaatgatgatgatgactggcaCAAGACCACAAATTTGGAGTAGGATTGTATAGATAAGATGTACTTTATTGATACTTTGTTTTATCCACTTTAgatggatgaaagataaag
The Octopus sinensis unplaced genomic scaffold, ASM634580v1 Contig11639_ERROPOS401966+, whole genome shotgun sequence genome window above contains:
- the LOC115229030 gene encoding uncharacterized protein LOC115229030 translates to MDREKYLELKEEIHRKWEQVKAQDTTDTEALPKVSMDKNLKELIKIGNNTAKPGKRTCAHHGLAKKSVPHSWKLKVMEVYKVSPTLIKFMKHSMNTWETMLTLNHSNRSITSRPIKIKSDIFQGDSLPP